One genomic segment of Coraliomargarita parva includes these proteins:
- a CDS encoding transposase: MPRKQRIEYPGAVYHIISRGNYRKELFRSENTGKAFERTIFEATERCGWKLHAYVIMSNHYHLAVETPEPNLVDGMKWLQSTFATRFNRLRKERGHVFQGRYKSILIGEDRSLLGLVDYIHLNPVRAGLCQVQSLKDYTLSSYPKYFKQKPREGLCRTDFLGILDLPDSLSGIRRYATHLELSEAQDPEKKEALTKRYCRGWFIGDKEAKKALAKDLNAKHPDVVWEGCELKELKQAQWGAVLVSELQRLKKGSSDISKDVKGAEWKVQIAKTLRATTTASNPWIAKQLNMGHPSRITNLIRKS, translated from the coding sequence ATGCCACGCAAACAGCGCATCGAGTATCCGGGAGCAGTTTACCACATAATCAGCCGCGGCAATTACCGGAAGGAACTTTTCCGCTCCGAAAACACAGGCAAGGCCTTTGAGCGCACGATCTTTGAGGCAACAGAGCGTTGTGGATGGAAACTCCACGCCTATGTCATCATGAGCAATCACTACCACCTAGCGGTCGAAACGCCCGAGCCGAACCTGGTGGATGGCATGAAGTGGCTGCAGAGCACCTTTGCGACGCGATTCAACCGCCTGCGCAAGGAACGCGGCCACGTTTTCCAGGGGCGCTACAAATCGATCCTCATCGGGGAGGACCGTTCACTGCTGGGTTTAGTAGACTATATTCACCTGAATCCGGTGCGGGCCGGTTTGTGTCAGGTCCAGTCTCTCAAGGATTATACCCTCTCCAGCTATCCTAAGTATTTCAAGCAGAAGCCACGCGAAGGACTTTGCCGGACCGACTTCCTTGGCATTCTGGACCTACCTGACAGTTTATCGGGGATACGGCGCTACGCAACGCATCTGGAGCTCAGCGAAGCGCAGGACCCGGAGAAGAAGGAAGCACTCACGAAGCGATATTGTCGCGGTTGGTTTATCGGAGACAAAGAGGCCAAGAAAGCCTTGGCAAAGGACCTGAATGCCAAACATCCGGACGTCGTCTGGGAAGGCTGCGAGCTCAAAGAACTCAAACAGGCGCAATGGGGAGCGGTTCTAGTCAGCGAACTACAAAGACTGAAAAAGGGCTCTAGCGACATCTCAAAGGACGTCAAAGGTGCCGAGTGGAAAGTCCAAATCGCCAAAACGCTTCGAGCGACCACGACAGCCAGCAACCCTTGGATCGCAAAACAGCTGAATATGGGACACCCCTCTCGTATCACTAACTTGATTCGGAAAAGTTGA
- a CDS encoding cold-shock protein, protein MSTGTVKWFDAGKGFGFIQPEDGGKDLFVHHSEIESNGYASLEEGQKVQFEVGSGPKGPCATKVKSA, encoded by the coding sequence ATGAGCACAGGAACAGTAAAATGGTTCGACGCCGGGAAAGGCTTCGGATTCATCCAGCCGGAAGACGGCGGAAAAGATCTTTTCGTCCACCACTCGGAAATAGAATCGAACGGTTATGCCTCGCTTGAGGAAGGCCAGAAGGTCCAATTTGAAGTCGGCAGCGGCCCCAAGGGTCCATGCGCCACCAAGGTGAAGTCGGCTTAA
- a CDS encoding polysaccharide lyase, with product MPPRHSLTSLALLTLALCSVMRAEVILSDDFEGAPTGVLAPDYLETHWQANVINGVAEGRVSVVEEDGNQFIRLTYPEGQISPPNSGAQWNRLFRHPVDEAVAEYRVRFDADFDWTHGGKLPGLTGGVQPTGGRPNPNGFTSRYMWRKDGNLVVYLYHSEQKGRFGDDLPLGKQLLIPAGGWHSLRQRVKLNTPGEPDGVLQVWVDGELLLNRHDLRWRQAGADWGINHFFFSSFHGGGSDAYRPARTNHIDFDDFKVTLTRLP from the coding sequence ATGCCTCCACGACACTCCTTAACCTCATTGGCACTTTTAACTTTAGCTCTCTGTTCCGTCATGCGGGCGGAGGTGATACTCAGCGATGATTTCGAGGGCGCACCGACCGGCGTGCTAGCCCCGGACTACCTCGAGACCCACTGGCAGGCCAACGTGATCAACGGCGTCGCGGAGGGGCGTGTTTCGGTCGTCGAGGAGGACGGCAACCAATTCATTCGCCTCACCTATCCCGAGGGGCAGATCAGCCCGCCCAACAGCGGCGCGCAGTGGAATCGGCTCTTCCGGCATCCGGTGGACGAGGCGGTGGCCGAGTATCGCGTTCGTTTCGACGCCGACTTCGACTGGACCCACGGGGGCAAGCTCCCCGGCCTGACCGGTGGCGTCCAGCCCACCGGCGGTCGGCCGAATCCGAATGGATTCACTTCGCGCTACATGTGGCGCAAGGACGGCAACCTCGTCGTTTACCTCTATCACTCGGAACAAAAGGGGCGTTTCGGCGACGATCTGCCGCTGGGCAAACAACTGCTCATTCCGGCCGGCGGCTGGCACAGCTTACGGCAGCGCGTGAAGCTCAACACCCCCGGCGAGCCCGACGGCGTGCTGCAGGTGTGGGTGGACGGCGAGCTCCTGCTTAACCGTCACGACCTGCGCTGGCGACAGGCCGGAGCGGACTGGGGCATCAACCACTTCTTCTTTAGCAGCTTTCACGGTGGCGGCAGCGATGCCTACCGCCCCGCCCGCACCAACCACATCGACTTCGACGACTTCAAAGTGACACTGACTCGGCTCCCATAG
- a CDS encoding restriction endonuclease encodes MAKQGLVEDIMDAVKDVCYHLPFWAVPVIASLGAFGANRLCWKVIEPFRQQAGESLDHYPFYAGGIVFLLLILAGTTGWFERRKHKRTLAETNSLERLRALSWREFEHLVAEAYRAAGWQVRTGPGNAADGGIDIEARSPSGARVLIQCKHWKRQKIDVKIVREMLGVLTREGTDKVIVIGTGSFTKDAIQWAEGQPIQLVDGPSLLKHLQQFQGGTGVQIGTSTFSNVWLY; translated from the coding sequence ATGGCAAAACAAGGTTTAGTGGAAGACATCATGGACGCGGTTAAGGACGTCTGTTACCATCTCCCCTTCTGGGCGGTTCCGGTTATCGCAAGTTTGGGTGCTTTCGGAGCGAACCGGCTTTGCTGGAAAGTGATCGAGCCATTCCGTCAGCAAGCAGGCGAGTCTTTGGATCATTATCCCTTCTACGCAGGCGGTATCGTCTTCCTGCTTCTCATTCTCGCCGGCACCACAGGCTGGTTCGAGCGCAGAAAACATAAGCGCACACTCGCGGAAACGAACTCCCTCGAGCGTCTGCGTGCCCTTTCCTGGCGGGAATTCGAGCATTTGGTGGCCGAAGCCTACCGTGCGGCGGGTTGGCAGGTCCGGACGGGCCCCGGAAACGCGGCAGACGGCGGAATCGACATTGAGGCCCGTTCCCCCTCAGGTGCACGCGTCTTGATCCAGTGCAAACATTGGAAACGCCAGAAGATCGACGTAAAGATCGTACGCGAGATGCTCGGCGTGCTGACACGCGAGGGCACCGACAAGGTCATCGTCATCGGCACAGGCAGCTTCACCAAAGACGCCATCCAGTGGGCCGAAGGACAGCCCATCCAGCTCGTCGACGGCCCCAGCCTGCTCAAGCACCTGCAACAATTCCAAGGGGGCACTGGTGTCCAAATAGGGACATCCACATTCAGCAATGTGTGGCTTTATTAG